The Vicinamibacterales bacterium sequence CGAGGGTGTAAAAGGTTGTTTCAGTGCTACCTTGGAAGGTGCTTACCATATAGCCGACAAGTGAATCGGGCCCGTGGGTGTTCATGGCTTCGGCCATCACGCCGAAGGCGCCAGAGCCAGTAAGTGGGCGGAGTACTGCCATTGGTAGGGCTTCGGCCGGCATGCCGATTAGACTGGTAAAGGGAGTTAATAACAGGGCCAGCCATTCGATGCCTCCTGCGGCTCGAAGCATCCCAATGGCTACGAGGATGGCAACGAGATAAGGGATTATCCGAAGAGCTACGTCGAAACCTTGCTTCGCGCCTGCGACGAGTGATTCGTAAACTCGCACTCCACGTTGCCACCCATATAGCGTCAATCCGGCAACAAGAGCGGGTAGCATCCAAAACGAAAGGGTGCTGCGTACAAGGGTTACGAAATCATCGTCCGGGTTAAGCTCCTGATTAGGGGAGAAGAAGTTCCAGCTGCTCGAATTCAGATATCGCACGAGGAATGCGAAGAAGACAAACCAGAAAATCCAGACGGCCCGGCGTCGCAGGGCAGTCGGCTTAATCGATTCTTCGGCTTCAACCAGTCTGTCTCCGATGGTTGAAGGTGCTGAGGTAATTGTGTCTGGCTCGGTGTTTCGGTAGCGAGGGAGTTTACAAAGGAGGGTCGCAGCCAGAATGCCGACCAAGGTGGCGGTTCCGCTGGCAACCCAGGTTGGAAAGAGAATGCCAGCTGCATCATTAGAGCCAAGGGATGCGCGGAGTCCAATTACCCCAGTTGGTAGTATGGCTAGGCCGGCGGTATTAATGGCGAGAAAAAGAACCATTGCATTACTAGCTGTTCCCTTCTCACTATTTAGAGCATCCAGCTGTTCCATGGCACGGATGCCGAACGGAGTTGCTGCGTTACCGAGTCCCAGCATGTTTGCGGATATATTGAGAATCATTGCGCTCATGGCGGGATGGTCGGTGGGTATTCCAGGAAAAAGGCGTTTCATTACTGGTCCAAGGGCGCTGGCCAAGCGACGCATCAGGCCCCCGTCTTCTGCTACTCGCATTAAACCCAAAAAGAATGCCATTACCCCGACAAGGCCGATCGCAAGTTTTACGGCGTCTCGGGCCGAGTCGATAAGGGCCTGAGTCACTGCCTCCATTCTTCCGGTTGCGGCCGCCAGAAGAACAGAGGTAACGACAACAACAACGAACAGTCCATTCAGCATTTGGGATGTT is a genomic window containing:
- a CDS encoding nucleoside recognition domain-containing protein codes for the protein MLNGLFVVVVVTSVLLAAATGRMEAVTQALIDSARDAVKLAIGLVGVMAFFLGLMRVAEDGGLMRRLASALGPVMKRLFPGIPTDHPAMSAMILNISANMLGLGNAATPFGIRAMEQLDALNSEKGTASNAMVLFLAINTAGLAILPTGVIGLRASLGSNDAAGILFPTWVASGTATLVGILAATLLCKLPRYRNTEPDTITSAPSTIGDRLVEAEESIKPTALRRRAVWIFWFVFFAFLVRYLNSSSWNFFSPNQELNPDDDFVTLVRSTLSFWMLPALVAGLTLYGWQRGVRVYESLVAGAKQGFDVALRIIPYLVAILVAIGMLRAAGGIEWLALLLTPFTSLIGMPAEALPMAVLRPLTGSGAFGVMAEAMNTHGPDSLVGYMVSTFQGSTETTFYTLAVYFGAVGIVRTRHALPACLLADIAGILAAVAIVNLMFG